The following are encoded together in the Anoplopoma fimbria isolate UVic2021 breed Golden Eagle Sablefish chromosome 13, Afim_UVic_2022, whole genome shotgun sequence genome:
- the LOC129100806 gene encoding beta-crystallin B3-like — translation MELDDAASSGDQVEEQWISRMTEQQSVPEQLASGKSQSGAGATYKVFLFEFENFQGCKAEFSADCKDVMEKGLEKVGSLIVESGPWVGYDRHGFTGEQFILEKGEYPRWDTWTNSQNSYTLLSLRPLKVDSAEHKLHLYENPGYTGRKMEIVDDDVPSLWGHGFQDRVASVKALNGTWVGYMYPGYRGRQFIFERGDFKHWNDWEAPAPQIQSVRRVRDMQWHKRGCFTVPDPAPAPAPGPGPSPDPDPTPAPPGPPATAGAS, via the exons ATGGAGTTAGATGATGCTGCATCAAGTGGAGACCAAG TGGAAGAGCAGTGGATCAGTAggatgacggagcagcagagTGTCCCGGAGCAGCTGGCATCTGGAAAGAGCCAGAGTGGAGCTGGAGCCACATACAAG GTGTTCCTGTTTGAGTTTGAGAATTTCCAGGGCTGCAAGGCGGAGTTTTCTGCAGACTGTAAAGATGTGATGGAGAAGGGACTGGAGAAGGTTGGATCTCTGATAGTTGAGTCAGGACC ctGGGTGGGTTATGATCGGCATGGCTTCACAGGGGAGCAGTTTATTCTGGAGAAGGGCGAGTATCCACGCTGGGACACCTGGACCAACAGTCAGAACAGCTACACCCTCTTGTCTCTAAGACCACTCAAAGTG GACAGTGCTGAACACAAGTTACACCTGTATGAGAACCCTGGATATACTGGTAGAAAGATGGAGATTGTTGATGATGACGTGCCCAGCTTGTGGGGCCACGGTTTTCAGGATCGTGTGGCGAGTGTCAAGGCTCTTAACGGAAC ATGGGTCGGCTACATGTACCCAGGCTACAGGGGGCGCCAGTTTATCTTCGAGAGAGGAGATTTCAAGCACTGGAACGACTGGGAGGCCCCTGCACCTCAGATCCAGTCTGTCCGGCGTGTGCGAGACATGCAGTGGCACAAGAGGGGCTGTTTCACTGTCCCCGACCCGGCTCCGGCTCCGGCTCCTGGCCCCGGACCCAGCCCCGACCCTGACCCTACCCCAGCACCTCCTGGCCCCCCTGCCACAGCTGGAGCCAGCTGA